A window of Raineyella sp. W15-4 contains these coding sequences:
- a CDS encoding VanW family protein produces the protein MSTDPTARARRVRIAALAAGGVVVLLGATYVAAYAAAGDSVPRSATVAGVSIGGQGHDQAVRTLEEKLGPRATVPVTLTAGDFTVAVAPAEAGLSVDYAATVTATGTGRSWAPGHIWKVLIGGGPTAPVLVVDRAAMDRTTAQVADGGQLDPRNATLAYDDKAQAQIEPGVPGRTIAPAAVEHALTGAFPGTDAAPLDTESIDPEITTEKAEQVRRDWADPAVSGPVTVNAGDAGSFQVTPAMIASSTSFEVQDGNLAPRIDAKRLETATKPAMKQLKGVQEGQDATWQLGSGKPTIVPSKDGRGIARDDLVKALQPVLTTQGDQRRVSVAVTAVPASFTTADAQKADVAGVIGQFTTYFPHADYRNTNLGLVASKINGYVVLPGETFSLNDVVGRRDAASGFADGWVIQGDREVKEVGGGVSQSATTIFNAAFAAGLQDVEHHPHSLWFDRYPPGREATVYYGSLDLRFRNDTDHVVVIEAHRVASTPGTQGSLTVKLWGASPYDKVVTPDPVKSAFVTPGSKTMSGPDCTPQPAFQGFTATFYRAFIKNGVEVKRQNYTWKYSAGDEIKCS, from the coding sequence ATGTCCACCGACCCGACCGCGAGAGCACGTCGAGTGCGGATCGCCGCCCTCGCCGCCGGAGGTGTCGTCGTCCTGCTGGGCGCGACGTACGTGGCGGCCTACGCCGCCGCGGGCGACTCCGTCCCGCGGTCCGCGACGGTCGCGGGGGTGTCGATCGGCGGGCAGGGCCACGACCAGGCCGTCCGTACGCTCGAGGAGAAGCTGGGGCCCCGGGCGACCGTGCCGGTGACACTGACCGCGGGTGACTTCACGGTCGCGGTCGCCCCGGCCGAGGCCGGACTGTCGGTCGACTACGCGGCCACCGTGACCGCGACCGGGACCGGCCGGAGCTGGGCCCCCGGCCACATCTGGAAGGTGCTGATCGGTGGCGGGCCGACCGCGCCGGTGCTCGTCGTCGACCGGGCGGCGATGGACCGGACGACCGCGCAGGTCGCCGACGGGGGCCAGCTCGATCCGCGCAACGCGACGCTGGCGTACGACGACAAGGCCCAGGCCCAGATCGAGCCGGGCGTGCCCGGCCGGACGATCGCCCCGGCCGCCGTCGAGCACGCCTTGACCGGGGCCTTCCCCGGCACCGACGCGGCGCCCCTCGACACCGAGTCGATCGATCCCGAGATCACCACCGAGAAGGCGGAGCAGGTCCGCCGCGACTGGGCGGATCCGGCGGTGTCGGGGCCGGTGACGGTCAACGCCGGGGACGCCGGTAGCTTCCAGGTGACCCCGGCGATGATCGCCTCGTCGACGTCGTTCGAGGTGCAGGACGGCAACCTGGCGCCTCGGATCGACGCCAAGCGTCTCGAGACGGCCACCAAGCCGGCGATGAAGCAGCTCAAGGGCGTCCAGGAGGGCCAGGACGCGACCTGGCAGCTCGGTTCGGGCAAGCCCACCATCGTCCCCTCCAAGGACGGCCGGGGCATCGCCCGCGATGATCTCGTCAAGGCGCTCCAGCCGGTGCTGACCACGCAGGGGGACCAGCGCCGGGTGTCGGTCGCCGTCACCGCCGTGCCGGCCTCGTTCACCACCGCCGATGCCCAGAAGGCCGATGTGGCGGGCGTCATCGGGCAGTTCACGACGTACTTCCCGCACGCCGACTACCGCAACACCAACCTCGGTCTGGTGGCCAGCAAGATCAACGGGTACGTGGTGCTGCCCGGCGAGACCTTCTCCCTCAACGACGTCGTCGGCCGGCGGGACGCCGCCTCGGGGTTCGCGGACGGCTGGGTGATCCAGGGTGACCGCGAGGTCAAGGAGGTCGGCGGCGGCGTCTCGCAGAGCGCCACGACCATCTTCAACGCCGCCTTCGCGGCGGGCCTGCAGGACGTCGAGCACCATCCGCACTCCCTCTGGTTCGACCGCTACCCGCCGGGTCGGGAGGCGACGGTCTACTACGGCTCGCTCGACCTGCGGTTCCGCAACGACACCGATCACGTCGTGGTGATCGAGGCCCACCGGGTGGCGTCCACACCGGGGACGCAGGGCTCACTGACCGTCAAGCTGTGGGGCGCCTCGCCGTACGACAAGGTGGTCACGCCGGATCCGGTGAAGTCCGCCTTCGTTACTCCGGGCAGCAAGACGATGAGCGGTCCGGACTGCACGCCGCAGCCGGCGTTCCAGGGCTTCACCGCGACCTTCTACCGCGCCTTCATCAAGAACGGCGTGGAGGTGAAGCGGCAGAACTACACCTGGAAGTACTCCGCCGGCGACGAGATCAAGTGCTCCTGA
- the mshB gene encoding N-acetyl-1-D-myo-inositol-2-amino-2-deoxy-alpha-D-glucopyranoside deacetylase — protein sequence MTDTTRPDRRLMLVHAHPDDEALMTGATMAKYAAEGAAVTLVTCTLGEAGEIVTEDLAHLADEGPDALGRQRLGELREAMAALGVTDFVRLGGDHRFRDSGMAWAPDGTATVADTTDERSLHAADLLVAADELVPLVRDRRPQVLITYDQFGGYGHPDHVKAHRVATYAAALAAVPSYRPELGEPWQISRVLWTAMSASQIAHGIATLDERGLAGVLDGIPTDPSSPMLSGDDEIAVEVDARDHAADKLAALRSYRSQLRADEGFLSLPDDLAREFWGREHYRFAGGEPLPAGGPAADVFAGLG from the coding sequence GTGACCGACACGACGCGCCCCGACCGCAGGCTGATGCTCGTCCACGCCCATCCCGACGACGAGGCGCTGATGACGGGCGCGACGATGGCGAAGTACGCCGCCGAGGGGGCGGCGGTCACCCTGGTGACGTGCACCCTCGGTGAGGCGGGGGAGATCGTCACCGAGGACCTCGCCCACCTCGCCGACGAGGGGCCCGACGCGCTGGGCCGGCAGCGGCTCGGCGAACTGCGCGAGGCGATGGCCGCGCTCGGGGTCACCGACTTCGTCCGGCTGGGGGGCGACCACCGGTTCCGGGACTCAGGGATGGCCTGGGCGCCCGACGGCACCGCGACGGTGGCGGACACCACCGACGAGCGGTCCCTCCACGCCGCCGACCTGCTGGTGGCCGCCGACGAGCTGGTCCCGCTGGTCCGCGACCGCCGCCCGCAGGTGCTGATCACCTACGACCAATTCGGTGGTTACGGCCACCCGGACCACGTCAAGGCGCACCGGGTGGCGACGTACGCCGCGGCGCTGGCCGCCGTGCCCAGCTACCGGCCGGAGCTGGGGGAACCCTGGCAGATCAGCCGGGTGCTGTGGACCGCGATGAGCGCCTCGCAGATCGCCCACGGCATCGCCACCCTCGACGAGCGGGGCCTGGCCGGGGTGCTCGACGGCATCCCCACCGACCCCTCGTCGCCGATGCTCAGCGGGGACGACGAGATCGCCGTCGAGGTGGACGCCCGGGATCACGCGGCCGACAAGCTCGCGGCCCTGCGCTCCTACCGCAGCCAGCTGCGCGCCGACGAGGGCTTCCTGAGCCTGCCCGACGACCTCGCCCGGGAGTTCTGGGGCCGGGAGCACTACCGGTTCGCCGGCGGCGAACCGCTGCCGGCGGGAGGCCCGGCCGCGGACGTCTTCGCCGGCCTCGGGTAG